Proteins from one Microcoleus sp. FACHB-672 genomic window:
- the glgP gene encoding alpha-glucan family phosphorylase, with the protein MQPIRTFNVSSSLPEQLEPLRKLAYNLHWDWNVETKDLFRRLDRDLWESSRHNPVLMLGTISQDRLQEVAEDEGFLAHMERAARQLDEYLTERNWYRKHRGHTEQKECYAYFSAEFGLAECLPIYSGGLGILAGDHLKSASDLGLPLVGVGLLYQEGYFSQYLNPDGWQQERYPINDFYNMPLHLERDANGDELRIAVDYPGRQVFARVWRVQVGTVPLYMLDTNIEPNNRYDHDITDQLYGGDIDMRMHQEIMLGIGGVRMLKALGLQPTAYHMNEGHAAFLALERIKEYMQQGLSYREAQQVVTASNVFTTHTPVPAGFDLFPPDKIMHFVGHYANTFGLPTEEFLGLGRENPGDKQAPFNMATLAIKMASFVNGVAKLHGEVSRVLFQDLWTGLPVNEVPVTSITNGVHARSCVAKFTQELYDRYLGPSWPATPADNSLWDRVDTIPDDELWRNHERCRSELVVFVRERLQKYLRERGASPVEVAEAQEVLDPGVLTIGFARRFATYKRGTLFLRDIDRIKRILLDLHAERFKGGMLVGQKKRMVQFVIAGKAHPKDTPGKEVIREIIHSIREQGMGRHIVFIPNYDINVARMMVSGCDVWLNTPRRPREASGTSGMKASMNGLLNLSILDGWWDEADYVRTGWPIGHGEVYDDPEYQDTVEANALYDLLEQEVVPLFYDRDEEGLPRRWVAKMKDSIRLNCPHFNTARMVGEYAMRAYFPASDRYRDMTADNHAAAKTLAGWKTNLFKHWSDIKIEDIDIAEPADLQVNQTIPVKVRLNLAGLTPDDLQVELYQGSVDANGEIVNGMPVVMNFQGKDNSSLSVYTGNITYTSSGLQGVSLRVLPHHPHLSSPYEPRVVLWA; encoded by the coding sequence ATGCAGCCAATTCGTACCTTTAACGTTTCCTCGTCTCTACCAGAGCAACTTGAACCCCTCCGCAAGCTTGCTTACAATCTGCACTGGGATTGGAATGTTGAAACCAAAGACTTATTCCGACGCCTAGACCGCGATCTGTGGGAATCGAGCCGGCATAACCCGGTTTTAATGCTAGGCACCATTTCTCAAGATCGCCTACAGGAAGTAGCGGAAGATGAAGGCTTTCTGGCTCACATGGAACGGGCAGCCCGCCAGCTAGACGAGTACCTGACCGAGCGGAACTGGTATCGCAAACATCGGGGTCATACAGAGCAGAAGGAGTGCTACGCCTACTTCTCGGCTGAATTTGGCCTCGCTGAATGCCTGCCCATCTACTCCGGTGGTTTGGGCATACTCGCCGGCGACCACCTCAAGAGCGCTAGCGACTTGGGCTTACCCCTGGTCGGTGTGGGCTTGCTTTATCAAGAAGGCTATTTCAGTCAATATCTTAACCCCGATGGCTGGCAGCAGGAGCGTTACCCGATTAACGACTTCTATAATATGCCCTTGCATTTGGAACGAGACGCCAACGGGGACGAACTGCGGATCGCCGTAGACTACCCAGGCCGGCAGGTTTTCGCTCGCGTCTGGCGGGTGCAGGTGGGCACGGTGCCGCTGTATATGCTCGACACCAATATTGAACCCAACAACCGCTACGACCACGACATCACCGACCAACTTTATGGCGGTGACATCGATATGCGGATGCACCAAGAAATCATGCTGGGGATTGGTGGGGTGCGGATGCTGAAGGCGTTGGGACTGCAACCCACGGCTTACCACATGAATGAGGGCCACGCGGCCTTTTTAGCCCTGGAACGCATCAAGGAGTATATGCAACAGGGTCTGAGTTATCGCGAAGCCCAACAGGTGGTGACCGCCAGTAATGTGTTTACCACCCACACGCCGGTACCGGCAGGGTTCGACTTATTCCCTCCAGACAAAATCATGCACTTTGTCGGCCACTACGCCAACACCTTTGGCCTGCCGACAGAGGAATTTCTGGGGCTGGGGCGCGAAAATCCGGGTGACAAGCAAGCACCGTTCAATATGGCAACGCTGGCGATTAAAATGGCGAGTTTTGTCAATGGGGTTGCCAAGCTGCACGGAGAAGTGTCGCGGGTGCTGTTCCAGGATTTGTGGACAGGTTTGCCCGTGAATGAAGTGCCGGTTACTTCGATTACAAATGGAGTTCACGCCCGTAGCTGTGTGGCTAAGTTCACGCAGGAGCTTTACGACCGATACTTAGGCCCATCTTGGCCGGCAACACCCGCAGACAATTCCCTGTGGGATCGCGTGGATACCATTCCCGATGATGAGTTATGGCGAAATCACGAACGCTGCCGGTCTGAGTTGGTGGTGTTTGTGCGCGAGCGACTGCAAAAATACTTACGGGAGCGCGGGGCGTCGCCGGTGGAAGTTGCAGAGGCGCAAGAAGTCCTCGATCCGGGCGTTTTAACGATTGGATTCGCCCGCCGGTTTGCCACCTATAAGCGCGGCACCCTGTTTTTACGCGATATCGACCGAATTAAGCGAATTTTGCTGGATCTCCATGCCGAGCGCTTTAAGGGCGGAATGCTCGTCGGCCAGAAAAAACGCATGGTGCAGTTTGTGATTGCCGGCAAAGCGCACCCCAAAGACACACCCGGTAAGGAAGTCATCCGAGAGATTATCCACTCGATTCGCGAACAGGGAATGGGCCGGCATATCGTCTTTATTCCCAACTACGACATTAATGTGGCGCGGATGATGGTTTCTGGCTGTGATGTCTGGTTAAACACCCCCCGACGCCCACGGGAGGCATCTGGCACCAGCGGCATGAAGGCATCCATGAATGGACTGCTCAATCTCAGCATCCTTGACGGTTGGTGGGATGAGGCCGATTATGTCCGCACCGGCTGGCCGATCGGTCACGGTGAAGTCTATGACGATCCGGAGTATCAGGACACGGTGGAAGCCAACGCTCTATATGATCTGCTAGAGCAAGAAGTGGTGCCATTGTTTTATGACCGGGATGAGGAAGGGCTTCCCCGTCGCTGGGTAGCGAAGATGAAGGACTCCATCCGCCTCAACTGCCCCCACTTTAATACCGCCCGGATGGTGGGCGAATACGCGATGCGGGCTTACTTCCCAGCGAGCGACCGCTACCGCGATATGACTGCAGACAACCATGCAGCCGCTAAAACCTTAGCCGGTTGGAAGACGAACCTGTTTAAACATTGGTCTGATATCAAAATTGAAGATATTGATATCGCTGAACCAGCCGATCTACAGGTTAATCAAACAATTCCCGTTAAAGTTCGCCTGAACTTAGCAGGATTAACACCGGATGATTTGCAGGTGGAACTCTATCAAGGGTCGGTGGATGCTAACGGTGAGATTGTTAATGGGATGCCGGTGGTGATGAATTTCCAAGGCAAAGATAACAGTAGCCTGAGCGTTTACACCGGCAATATCACCTACACCTCCTCCGGTCTTCAAGGGGTTTCCCTACGGGTGCTGCCTCACCACCCACATCTCAGCAGTCCTTATGAACCCAGAGTGGTGCTGTGGGCATAA
- a CDS encoding peptidoglycan-binding domain-containing protein, whose translation MLLSNLGSVEIQLTQTTVQLADKQLSSAQTTAQLNKPLLVVGSKGQAVKELQKLLIHWGYYLTIDGIFGQTTLEIVKAFQRRVFLKPDGIVGNLTWQALYIGSPNMPILQRGSKGQAVITLQETLQITGHYTERIDGDFGSITDAAVRSFQKDAGLVADGIVGSRTWYAMSKIFAAMGC comes from the coding sequence ATGTTGCTTTCTAATCTAGGAAGTGTAGAGATTCAACTCACTCAAACAACTGTGCAACTCGCTGATAAGCAACTTTCTTCTGCCCAAACCACAGCTCAACTCAACAAGCCTTTACTTGTAGTTGGATCAAAAGGCCAAGCCGTTAAAGAACTGCAAAAGCTCCTCATCCACTGGGGTTACTACCTGACGATTGACGGGATCTTTGGGCAGACAACCTTAGAAATCGTTAAAGCATTTCAGCGCCGCGTCTTTCTCAAACCCGATGGCATTGTGGGGAATTTAACCTGGCAAGCACTTTACATCGGCTCTCCCAATATGCCGATTTTACAACGGGGAAGCAAAGGTCAAGCAGTCATTACACTTCAGGAAACCCTTCAAATCACTGGCCACTATACAGAGCGGATTGACGGTGATTTTGGCTCAATAACTGATGCTGCTGTTCGCAGTTTCCAGAAAGATGCCGGTTTAGTCGCTGATGGCATCGTTGGTTCTCGGACGTGGTATGCCATGAGCAAAATTTTTGCCGCAATGGGGTGCTAA
- a CDS encoding Uma2 family endonuclease, which translates to MAQALLKQVTFDEFIAWYPENSEQHYELHDGVIVEVPKPTGKHSEIAGFIAGEFFLEIRRSQLPYFIPKECVVKSAQESSYEPDVIVLDKQGVENNEPRWGKESIITVGSSIPLVVELVSTNWSDDYALKLEDYEAMGISEYWIVDYLGLGGRRYIGNPKQPTLSIYQLLKGEYQLKQFRKNDRIQSSIFPQLSLTAQQVFSARQ; encoded by the coding sequence ATGGCTCAAGCCCTACTAAAACAAGTAACATTTGATGAATTTATTGCCTGGTATCCAGAGAATTCAGAACAGCATTACGAACTGCACGACGGGGTTATTGTTGAAGTGCCAAAACCAACGGGTAAGCACTCGGAAATCGCCGGATTTATAGCGGGCGAGTTTTTTCTAGAGATTCGGCGATCTCAACTGCCTTATTTCATTCCCAAGGAATGCGTTGTCAAGTCGGCACAAGAATCAAGCTATGAACCCGATGTCATTGTCTTAGATAAGCAGGGAGTTGAGAACAACGAACCCCGATGGGGAAAGGAATCCATTATCACAGTTGGGAGTTCCATCCCTTTGGTTGTAGAACTTGTTTCAACGAACTGGAGCGATGATTATGCGCTGAAACTAGAAGACTACGAGGCAATGGGGATTTCTGAGTATTGGATTGTAGACTATTTAGGATTAGGCGGTAGGCGCTACATTGGCAACCCAAAACAACCTACGCTTAGTATTTACCAGTTACTCAAAGGCGAATACCAGCTCAAGCAGTTTCGGAAAAATGACCGAATTCAATCATCAATATTTCCGCAATTGAGCTTGACAGCACAACAGGTATTTAGTGCAAGGCAATAA
- a CDS encoding ABC transporter permease subunit, giving the protein MSKTEIRPTRTSVGERQKASKRQAWRNFIQVAGILPILVAICIIFSIVTPSFLSPGNLVNVIRQAAINIVLATGMTFVILTGGIDLSVGSILGVTAVVGVLVSLIPGVGLLAIPAALLAGLGLGLLNGSLIAYLGLPPFIVTLGSYTALRGVAYLVANGTTVLNRDLNFAWIGNNYLGPVPWLVVIALLAVVASWFVLRRTVLGRHIYAVGGNIRAARLTGIKVNRVLLFVYGVSGLLSGLGGIMSASRLYSATGMLGQGYELDAIAAVILGGTSFTGGIGTIWGTLLGALIIALLNNGLTLMNVSFFWQLVVKGLVIIIAVTIDKVRTSSNAA; this is encoded by the coding sequence ATGAGTAAAACCGAAATCAGACCGACCAGAACTTCAGTAGGCGAGCGCCAGAAAGCGAGTAAACGCCAAGCTTGGAGAAATTTTATCCAGGTTGCCGGTATTTTACCAATTTTGGTGGCAATTTGTATTATTTTTTCAATCGTTACGCCAAGCTTTCTTTCGCCTGGAAATCTCGTTAATGTTATTCGGCAGGCAGCAATTAATATTGTGCTAGCCACCGGCATGACATTTGTTATTTTGACAGGCGGAATTGACCTTTCAGTTGGCTCAATTTTAGGCGTAACGGCAGTTGTTGGGGTGCTTGTCTCGTTGATTCCAGGTGTGGGTTTGCTTGCCATACCGGCTGCCCTCTTAGCGGGATTAGGTTTAGGCTTACTCAACGGATCTCTCATTGCTTATTTAGGATTACCACCTTTTATCGTCACCCTTGGTTCCTATACAGCTTTACGTGGGGTTGCGTACTTAGTTGCCAACGGCACCACCGTTCTTAATCGAGATTTAAATTTTGCTTGGATCGGCAATAATTATCTCGGTCCAGTTCCTTGGCTGGTTGTCATTGCTTTGCTTGCCGTTGTTGCCAGTTGGTTTGTTTTAAGAAGAACGGTTCTGGGGAGACATATTTATGCCGTTGGCGGCAATATTCGGGCGGCACGACTAACAGGAATTAAAGTCAATCGCGTGCTGTTATTTGTCTATGGCGTGAGTGGGTTGCTTTCCGGTTTAGGCGGTATTATGAGCGCCTCGCGCCTCTACAGTGCAACGGGAATGTTGGGGCAAGGCTATGAACTAGATGCAATCGCCGCTGTAATCTTGGGAGGAACGAGTTTTACGGGTGGCATTGGCACGATCTGGGGAACTTTACTCGGTGCTTTAATTATTGCCCTCCTTAATAATGGATTAACGCTGATGAACGTGTCATTTTTCTGGCAGTTAGTTGTCAAAGGTTTGGTGATTATTATTGCCGTAACGATTGACAAAGTTCGCACCAGTTCTAACGCGGCGTGA
- a CDS encoding PAS domain-containing sensor histidine kinase — protein MLEQNRQKLESEQRFRALIENGTDLILVLDANGICHYASPSLGRILGYGLNEIIGKSVFELVHSDDVAKLDQIFDYALKTPRSHLPIAEYRVQHSDGSWSIFEAVLTNLLDHPAVRGVVMNSHDVTERKYSEAALKQAATEAEAANRAKSAFLANMSHELRTPLSVIIGYSDMLLEEALAVGDKDTVRDLKQIRTAGAHLLTLINDILDISKLEAGQMRLYLEPFSIASLIKEIVSTTQPIVDGNGNTLKVDLPSNLDVIYGDATKLRQALLNLLNNAAKFTQHGKIILTVSEKEGEPEAADGKESRWIVFQVQDTGIGIAAEQLPHLFEAFTQADVSISRIHSGTGLGLAISRRLCEMMGGKITVESEVGVGSTFRIYLPAGMTNANTKVAAEEDDTE, from the coding sequence ATGCTAGAGCAGAATCGGCAGAAATTAGAGAGCGAGCAGCGCTTTCGAGCACTCATTGAAAATGGAACGGATCTAATTTTAGTTTTAGATGCTAATGGGATTTGCCACTATGCCAGTCCCTCTTTAGGGCGGATTTTAGGCTACGGCCTGAATGAAATTATTGGGAAAAGCGTGTTTGAATTGGTGCACTCAGACGACGTGGCGAAGCTGGATCAGATATTTGATTATGCCTTAAAAACCCCGCGATCACACTTGCCCATTGCTGAGTACCGAGTGCAGCACAGCGATGGTTCCTGGTCTATTTTTGAGGCTGTGTTGACAAATTTGCTGGATCACCCGGCAGTGCGGGGAGTGGTGATGAACAGCCATGATGTCACTGAGCGCAAATACTCGGAAGCGGCATTGAAACAGGCTGCTACTGAGGCTGAAGCCGCGAACCGGGCAAAAAGTGCATTTCTTGCAAATATGAGCCATGAACTCCGCACGCCGCTGAGTGTAATTATTGGCTACAGCGATATGCTGCTGGAGGAAGCTTTGGCAGTTGGCGATAAGGACACGGTGCGCGATCTCAAGCAAATTCGCACAGCCGGCGCTCATCTGCTGACTTTAATCAACGATATTCTAGACATTTCTAAACTCGAAGCCGGCCAAATGCGGTTATATTTAGAACCTTTTAGTATTGCCAGTCTTATTAAGGAAATTGTTAGCACAACTCAACCGATTGTTGATGGCAACGGCAATACTTTAAAAGTAGACTTACCCAGCAATTTAGACGTTATTTATGGGGACGCAACGAAATTAAGGCAGGCGTTACTTAACTTGTTAAATAATGCGGCTAAGTTCACTCAGCATGGCAAAATTATCCTAACCGTAAGTGAGAAAGAGGGGGAACCCGAGGCAGCCGATGGGAAGGAGAGCCGGTGGATCGTCTTCCAAGTTCAAGACACCGGCATTGGTATTGCCGCCGAACAGTTACCCCATCTATTTGAGGCGTTTACTCAAGCGGATGTTTCAATCTCTCGCATTCACAGCGGTACGGGTTTGGGTTTGGCGATCAGCCGCCGGCTTTGCGAGATGATGGGCGGTAAAATTACTGTTGAAAGTGAAGTGGGAGTGGGTTCGACCTTTAGGATTTATCTTCCTGCCGGCATGACAAATGCGAATACAAAAGTTGCTGCCGAGGAGGATGATACTGAATGA
- a CDS encoding sugar ABC transporter ATP-binding protein — MVSSTETSIKTKPVLEMQGITKTFNGFTALHGVNLTIYPGEVHALMGENGAGKSTLMKILAGAYIADAGEIRIDGEVVKMTNPGQARDLGIAIIYQELNLAPNLTVAENIFMGSELKKGGTFLDQEGMRRQATEVLENLDASFGAGDLVSTLSIAEQQQVEIARALKHKSRILVMDEPTAALSDRETEKLFEVVRRLRSEGIAMIYISHRMEEIYALADRVSVIRDGGYIGSLEKREISAERLVEMMVGRPLQDLYEHKRQINPGPVVLEVRNLSDGRKVKPANFQLHAGEIVGLAGLVGAGRTELARLIFGADKKTSGEIKLEGRSLKISEPTNAIESGIAYVPEDIKETRPLNISSPNDAIEAGIAYVPEDRKNLGLFLDMSSGENITLNVLEREAKAGIINSKSLLKIVADAISDLGIRLASPSIRAMDLSGGNQQKLLLARWLAINPKVLLLDEPTRGVDIGAKSEIYRIISDLAAKGVAILMISSELPEIVGMSDRVLVMRAGSLVGEVGGSTGEKITQENIMAYATGAREVAKS; from the coding sequence ATGGTAAGTAGCACTGAAACTTCAATAAAAACGAAGCCTGTTCTGGAAATGCAAGGAATTACAAAAACCTTTAACGGTTTCACCGCCTTGCATGGGGTCAATCTCACCATTTACCCAGGCGAAGTTCATGCCCTTATGGGTGAAAATGGTGCCGGCAAGAGTACGCTGATGAAAATTCTTGCCGGTGCTTATATCGCCGATGCCGGTGAAATAAGAATTGACGGGGAAGTGGTTAAGATGACAAATCCCGGTCAAGCTAGAGATTTAGGCATCGCGATTATTTATCAAGAGTTAAATCTCGCCCCAAATCTGACCGTTGCTGAAAACATTTTTATGGGGAGTGAACTAAAGAAAGGAGGCACCTTTCTTGATCAAGAGGGAATGCGCCGGCAGGCAACTGAGGTACTAGAAAATCTCGATGCAAGTTTTGGCGCGGGGGATCTGGTTTCAACACTTTCCATTGCCGAACAACAGCAAGTTGAAATTGCCAGGGCACTCAAACATAAAAGCCGCATCTTAGTGATGGATGAGCCAACAGCGGCACTTTCAGATCGTGAGACAGAAAAGCTTTTCGAGGTGGTTCGCCGCTTACGAAGTGAGGGCATTGCGATGATTTATATTAGCCATCGCATGGAAGAGATTTATGCTCTGGCTGATCGCGTGAGTGTCATCCGAGATGGAGGTTATATTGGCTCTCTTGAAAAGCGAGAAATTTCCGCCGAACGCTTAGTTGAAATGATGGTAGGTCGGCCTTTACAGGATTTATACGAACATAAACGTCAAATAAACCCTGGCCCAGTGGTTCTTGAAGTCAGAAATTTAAGTGATGGGCGCAAGGTAAAGCCGGCAAATTTTCAACTTCATGCCGGCGAAATTGTAGGTTTAGCCGGTTTAGTGGGTGCCGGCAGAACTGAGCTTGCCCGTCTAATTTTTGGGGCAGACAAAAAGACGAGTGGTGAAATCAAATTAGAAGGTCGTTCTCTGAAAATCTCCGAACCCACGAATGCAATTGAATCAGGAATTGCCTATGTTCCAGAAGATATCAAAGAGACGCGCCCATTAAACATCTCTAGCCCCAATGATGCTATTGAAGCGGGAATTGCCTATGTACCAGAAGATCGCAAAAATCTCGGTTTATTTCTAGACATGAGTTCGGGTGAGAATATCACCCTGAATGTTCTGGAGCGTGAAGCAAAAGCCGGCATTATCAACTCAAAGTCCCTCTTAAAAATTGTAGCTGATGCGATTAGTGACTTAGGGATTCGGCTTGCCAGTCCAAGCATTAGGGCAATGGATCTATCTGGGGGAAATCAGCAAAAGTTATTACTAGCTCGTTGGTTAGCCATTAACCCCAAGGTCCTTTTGTTAGATGAACCAACGCGAGGCGTTGACATCGGAGCAAAAAGCGAAATTTATCGAATTATTAGCGATTTAGCCGCAAAAGGTGTAGCCATTTTAATGATTTCCAGCGAACTGCCGGAAATTGTGGGAATGAGTGATCGCGTCTTAGTCATGCGTGCGGGAAGCCTCGTTGGGGAAGTTGGCGGCTCAACTGGGGAAAAGATTACACAAGAGAACATCATGGCTTATGCCACAGGGGCAAGAGAGGTAGCGAAATCATGA
- a CDS encoding calcium-binding protein — MATIIGTSGNDNLPRLTDPSTVGNDSIYGLAGNDTINGGVGVDTMVGGIGNDFYYADSTSDVVIEGVGAGTDRIYANTNYTLGTNVENLYLQGSAYYGYGNALNNLIVGNAQNNYLWGAAGVDTMAGGLGSDRYDVNDASDVIIEGVDAGTDIVYSYSTSYTLGANVENLQLQGGANDGIGNELNNSIVGNAANNIISGLDGSDTMAGGLGNDTYHAESPGDVVIEGVNAGTDLVYAYTNYTLSANVENLFLNSGANDGYGNALNNYIMGNAGSNIISGGAGVDTMVGGIGNDIYYIDSTSDVIIEGVSAGTDSVYASASYSLGANVENLYLQGSAYYGYGNALNNSIAGNIGNNHLWGGAGNDTITGGVGNDTIRGSVGSDLLTGGTGADYFTFYSATEGSDTITDFSWAQLDKIALSDSGFGGSLTTTTGATPGSLLSSQFVTGAGATNSNHRVIYNSSTGALFFDQDGTGAAAQVQIASLSTGLALISSDFQVIA; from the coding sequence ATGGCTACAATTATTGGAACATCTGGAAATGATAATCTGCCTAGACTTACTGATCCAAGCACAGTCGGTAATGACAGCATCTATGGATTAGCTGGCAATGACACCATCAATGGAGGTGTTGGTGTTGACACAATGGTAGGCGGCATTGGTAATGACTTTTATTATGCAGACAGCACTAGTGATGTAGTTATTGAAGGTGTTGGTGCTGGCACAGATCGTATCTATGCCAACACAAACTACACCTTGGGCACAAATGTAGAAAACCTGTACCTTCAGGGCAGTGCTTATTACGGTTACGGCAACGCACTCAACAACTTGATTGTGGGTAATGCCCAGAATAACTACCTCTGGGGCGCTGCCGGCGTCGATACAATGGCAGGCGGCTTAGGTAGTGACAGATACGATGTTAACGATGCCAGTGATGTCATTATCGAAGGTGTTGATGCTGGCACAGATATTGTTTACTCTTATAGTACCAGCTACACCTTAGGCGCGAATGTCGAAAACCTTCAGCTTCAAGGCGGTGCTAATGACGGCATTGGCAACGAACTCAACAACTCTATTGTGGGTAATGCCGCCAATAACATAATCTCAGGTCTTGATGGCAGCGATACAATGGCAGGCGGCTTAGGTAACGATACTTACCATGCAGAAAGCCCTGGCGATGTGGTTATTGAAGGCGTTAATGCTGGTACAGACCTTGTCTATGCTTATACCAACTACACCTTAAGTGCCAACGTCGAAAACCTATTTCTTAATAGCGGTGCTAATGACGGCTACGGCAATGCACTCAATAACTATATTATGGGTAATGCCGGCAGTAACATAATCTCTGGCGGTGCTGGTGTTGACACAATGGTAGGCGGCATAGGTAACGACATTTACTATATAGACAGCACCAGTGATGTGATTATTGAAGGCGTTAGTGCCGGCACAGATAGCGTTTATGCCTCTGCCAGCTACAGTTTAGGTGCCAACGTGGAAAACCTCTACCTCCAAGGCAGCGCTTATTACGGCTATGGCAACGCCCTCAACAACTCTATAGCTGGTAATATTGGTAATAACCACCTCTGGGGTGGCGCAGGAAATGACACTATTACTGGAGGTGTCGGCAACGACACGATTAGAGGCAGCGTCGGCAGTGATCTATTGACTGGAGGTACCGGTGCAGACTACTTTACCTTCTACTCTGCCACTGAGGGTAGTGATACCATTACTGACTTTAGTTGGGCACAACTAGATAAAATTGCACTTTCAGACAGCGGCTTTGGTGGCAGCTTAACCACCACAACAGGAGCCACGCCTGGATCTCTGCTTTCCTCTCAGTTTGTCACCGGAGCTGGGGCAACTAATTCCAATCATCGCGTGATTTACAACTCATCAACCGGCGCACTCTTCTTTGACCAAGATGGTACAGGAGCAGCCGCGCAGGTACAAATTGCCAGTCTCTCGACAGGCTTAGCTCTAATTAGCAGTGACTTCCAGGTTATTGCATAG
- a CDS encoding transposase produces the protein MAEKFPDSILIIQLDNGRFHKAKKLKIPNNIILMFQPAHCPESNPIEQVWQYLKKGLR, from the coding sequence GTGGCAGAGAAATTCCCTGATAGTATTTTGATCATACAGTTAGACAATGGCAGGTTTCATAAAGCAAAAAAGCTGAAAATACCCAACAATATTATTTTAATGTTTCAACCGGCCCATTGTCCGGAATCAAATCCCATAGAACAGGTGTGGCAGTATCTAAAAAAGGGGTTGAGATGA
- a CDS encoding ABC transporter substrate-binding protein, whose translation MKRVAVAVGFLSLVTGTLVSCSADSENTQAGKNRGTELSSVAVTVRDLGNPFFVQIGKGAEAAAKKIGGGDVKTTLVSSGDDLNQQFNQIENFIASDVSMIVLNAADSRGIFAAVEKAKRAGIPIIAVDTAAEGGVDATVTSNNVQAGEVSCKYIADRLKGQGNVVIINGPPVASVIERVEGCLSVFSKYPNIKILSKDQNAEGSRDGGLRVMSDLLTSFPKIDAVFAINDPTGIGAELAAKQAQRSEFFIVGVDGAPEALDALKQEKSLFAATAAQDPFRMAAKAVEVGNDIIKGNKPADPNILIPVTLITRENVNQHKGWTSE comes from the coding sequence GTGAAACGAGTAGCGGTCGCAGTCGGTTTTTTAAGTCTAGTCACGGGCACTCTTGTGAGTTGTTCAGCAGATAGCGAAAACACTCAAGCCGGCAAGAATCGAGGCACAGAACTTTCATCGGTTGCTGTTACAGTCCGCGATCTCGGCAATCCCTTCTTTGTACAAATTGGGAAGGGTGCTGAGGCGGCAGCAAAAAAAATAGGCGGTGGAGACGTGAAAACAACGCTCGTTTCCAGCGGGGACGATTTAAATCAGCAATTCAACCAAATTGAAAACTTCATTGCCTCGGATGTCAGCATGATTGTACTGAATGCTGCGGACAGTCGGGGGATTTTTGCGGCTGTAGAAAAAGCAAAGCGAGCAGGAATTCCTATTATTGCAGTTGATACTGCTGCTGAAGGCGGTGTTGATGCCACTGTCACGTCAAATAATGTGCAAGCCGGTGAAGTCAGTTGTAAATACATTGCAGATCGCTTAAAAGGTCAAGGCAATGTTGTGATTATTAATGGGCCTCCTGTTGCTTCCGTGATTGAGCGAGTTGAGGGGTGTCTGAGCGTATTTTCCAAATATCCCAATATCAAGATTCTTTCAAAAGATCAAAATGCCGAAGGAAGCCGGGATGGGGGGTTAAGAGTCATGAGCGATTTGCTCACATCTTTCCCAAAAATTGATGCGGTTTTTGCGATTAATGATCCAACCGGCATTGGTGCAGAACTCGCTGCTAAACAAGCACAACGAAGCGAATTCTTTATTGTTGGCGTCGATGGCGCACCGGAAGCGCTAGATGCGCTCAAGCAAGAAAAAAGCCTATTTGCGGCGACGGCAGCTCAAGATCCTTTTCGGATGGCAGCCAAAGCAGTTGAAGTTGGAAACGACATTATTAAAGGAAACAAGCCTGCCGATCCCAACATTCTGATTCCCGTTACACTCATCACTCGTGAAAATGTTAATCAGCATAAAGGCTGGACCAGTGAATAA
- a CDS encoding helix-turn-helix domain-containing protein — protein MAGVCQIEITESETELKKRLSQEKTGSGKERLQLLYLLKTKKARTVTEAAQVLGRNRVTVQDWLAKYRQGGLEKFLEKKVGGGRPRKIPLWAEKALEKNCIQIKDLIVMEKSVNGCQKI, from the coding sequence ATGGCCGGAGTCTGTCAGATAGAAATCACCGAAAGTGAAACCGAACTTAAGAAACGGCTGAGCCAAGAAAAAACCGGATCCGGGAAAGAACGACTACAACTGTTGTACTTACTCAAGACAAAAAAAGCTAGAACAGTAACAGAAGCTGCCCAAGTTCTAGGGAGAAATAGAGTGACTGTCCAAGATTGGTTAGCCAAATACCGTCAAGGAGGGCTAGAAAAATTCTTGGAGAAAAAAGTTGGAGGGGGCCGACCCAGAAAAATACCCCTTTGGGCAGAAAAAGCCTTAGAAAAAAACTGCATTCAAATCAAGGATTTAATAGTTATGGAGAAATCTGTCAATGGTTGTCAGAAGATTTAG